The stretch of DNA ATGCAGGCGAGGGACAGCACGACGTAGCCGAGTCCGAGGGCGACCACCGGCCAGATCGAGTCGGTGCGGGTGAGCAGGAACTGGCAGAGCATCGGGGCGGTTCCGGCGAAGATCGCCGTGGACAGCTGGTACGACAGCGAGATTCCGGTGTAGCGGACGGCGGTGGGAAAGACCTGGGCGAGGATGCCGGCGAGCGCCGCGTAGTACATCGCGTGCGGCGCGGTGGCCAGCACCATGCCGAGCACGGCCAGCGGCACCGAACCGGTCTGGACGAGGAGGAACATCAACGGCAGCAACGCGAGTTCGGGCAGTAACATCCACCGGATCGCCCGCGACGGATCGATCTTCGTGGCCAGTACTGCGCCGAACGGCTGGACGAGTACCTGCGCGACGAGCGCGATGGTGATCACGAACAGGAAGTCGCCGCGGTCGAAGCCGAGATCTGCGGTGGCCCAGGCGAGCGCGAACGTGGTCTTCACGTAGGTGATGGCGACACCCGCGACCACCGCACCCACGCCGAGGACGAGTTCGACGGGGTGCGAACGCAGCACCTCGACGAGCGGCATCCGGGTGCGTTCCTGCGCGACGACGGCCTTCTTCATCTCCGGGGTCTCCGAGATGCGCAGCCGGATGTACAGCGCGACGACGACGAGTGCGGCGGACGCGAGGAACGGCAGACGCCAGCCCCAGGACTCGAACACGCTGTCCGACAACAACGTCAGCGCGAGGAATGCCAGGGTCGCCAGCAGGTTGCCGACCGGCGAACCCTGCTGCGCGAACGCGCCGTACAGCACCTTCTTGTTCGGTGGCGCGAATTCGGTGGCGATGAGTACGGCGCCGCCCCATTC from Rhodococcus opacus B4 encodes:
- a CDS encoding MFS transporter, with the translated sequence MNPNPGRDAAPPEYSTRQARKAGVTAFVGTTIEWFDFYIYGTASALVLGRLFFPDASPAVGTLAAFATFAIGFVARPLGGIVFGHFGDKFGRKNAVIITLILMGIGTVGVGCLPTYSQIGIWAPILLVALRVVQGVAMGGEWGGAVLIATEFAPPNKKVLYGAFAQQGSPVGNLLATLAFLALTLLSDSVFESWGWRLPFLASAALVVVALYIRLRISETPEMKKAVVAQERTRMPLVEVLRSHPVELVLGVGAVVAGVAITYVKTTFALAWATADLGFDRGDFLFVITIALVAQVLVQPFGAVLATKIDPSRAIRWMLLPELALLPLMFLLVQTGSVPLAVLGMVLATAPHAMYYAALAGILAQVFPTAVRYTGISLSYQLSTAIFAGTAPMLCQFLLTRTDSIWPVVALGLGYVVLSLACMTLLLRRGEARRNSETGPLPVHTSTRKDAAHS